CGGCGGCGGAGGAAGTCGCAGAGGTGGCTCGCCTCCTGCCGGATCTGATCGAACTCGCGGCCGGCACCGGCGGCGCTCTCCGCCCGCGCCGCGAGCCGGACCAACCGGATCCCCAGCTCGTCGAGGCAGGAATCCACCTGCCGCTGGTCGTAGCCGGTCTCAACGACGGAGAACCTCATACTGTCGCCCCCCAGGCAGCTGGTGTTACTTCCCCACCTGCCGATCCTGAGGGGTGACGCCGACTCGCGCGGCCGTTCCCGCAAATTGTTCAGCATCCGCGCGCCGGCGCTACCAGCCGGCAGCTCAGGAGTGCTTGGGGAGCACGACCACGCGGCCGAAGAACTCGTCGATCCGGCGCACCACGTCGTTGAAGTCGTCCAGGTCGATCGGCTTCGTCACGTACGCGTTGGCCTGGAGGGTGTAGCTGCCGAGGATGTCGGTGTCGGCGTTGGAGGTGGTGAGCACGACGATCGGGATGGTCCGCAGGTCCTCGTCCCGCTTGACCTCGCCGAGCACCTGCCGCCCGTCCATCCGCGGCATGTTCAGGTCGAGCAGGATGACGTCCGGCCGCTGGGCCTCGCGGTGCCGGCCCTCCCGCCGGAGGAACTCGATCGCCTCCTGGCCGTCGCCGACCACGTCGATCACCTTGTCGACGTCGGAGTCCGCGAGGGCCTCCTCGATCATCAGGACGTCACCCGGGTCGTCGTCCACCACGAGGATACGAACGGGGCTCGGGGTGCGTGGGCCCATCAGGATTACCTGCTTCGTGTCGAGGGCGGAGCCGGACGCCACGATCGGCTCCCGGCCCGGGGAATCTAGCCGATCAGAGGCCCGCGGAGGAGGCCGGGTCGGGCGCGTCGGCCTCGTATCGGAGGAGGTCGGCGAGCCCGGTTATCTGGAGCACCCGGGCGACCCGGCCGGTCGCCCCGGTGACCCGGAGCCAGCCGTCGTCGGCGGCGAGCAGGTTGTCCCCTCGGACGAAGGCCGCGATGCCGGTCGAGTCGCAGAAGGTCAGCTGGCTGAGGTCCAGCAGCAGCTGCCGGCGGCCCTCGGCGATCAGCCGGTCGATGGCGTCGTTGAGCTGCGGAGCGGTGCTCAGGTCGAGCTCGCCGGCAAGCTGGAGGCAGGCGTCGCCCTCGTCCCGCTGGGCGTACGTGACGGCGAACGCCACCGTGGCCCCCCTCGCTCCCACCACAAGCGGGACGCTTGCAGTTCAGCAAGTATACGCGGATTCCCCCGCCGAGCCTGAATCCAGGCCGGTCACTGGGTCGGCTTCGCCCCCGACCCGGCGACCAGCACCCGGGCCCGCTCCAGGAAGCCCCCCGCCCGGGGAAAGTCGCGCAGCTGCTGTCCATAGTGATCGAGGGTGAGCCCGACCGCGCGCGCCGGGACGTGCCGGCTGGTCAGGATCTCCACCAGCCACTCGGTGAACTCGGTGAACAGCGTCTCGTCGTCGACGTAGAGCGCGGCAGCCAGGAAGTCGACGATGTAGCCGAGGTCGCTGACGGTCGAGTCGAGCTGCGCCGGGGTGTAGTCGCGCACGGCCGGCACCCGCTCGCGCAGGTCGGCGAGCGCGCTGTCGATCAGCTCGCCGCGCCGCTTGACCAGGCTGGCGTACTCGTCGTCGGCCAGGTGGTCCAGCCGGGCGGGCGGCACGGCGTGCAGGGCCCGCTCGTCGGCGACGAGGTCGGCCGCGGCCGGCGCCGCCGGGGCCCACGGCACCCCGAGCAGCCGGGCCCAGCGCCCGTCGTCGCCGAAGCCCCGCCCACCGACCAGCACCGGCACGTCGGAACGGCGGCACGCCTCGATCATCCGGTGCGCGTACGGCAGGCGCATCGGCAGCGCGCAGGCCAGGGCGACCGCGTGCGCGTCGTACCGGTGCAGGTAGGAAACCAGGTGGGCGGCGGGGACGCTGGCCCCGAGGAAGGTGACCTGCCAGCCGCGCAGCCGCAGCACCTCGGCCACCAGCCGGGCCGGCAGCGCGTGCCACTCGCCGTCCATGCAGGCCACCACGATCCGGCCCCGGGTAGGCCGCGGATCGGCGTACGCGGCGACGGCCGCCACCACCCGCTCGCTGATGTGGGTGGCCGCGTGCTCCTGGGCCACGCTCCACTCGTTGCGCGCCCACCGCTCCCCCACCTCGGCCTGCGCCGGGGCGACCAGCTCCAGCAGCACCCGCTCGGCCGGCACCCCGGCCGCCAGCAACGCGGTGGCCACCTCGACCGCGGCGTACTCGTCGGCCTCCTCCAGGCACTCCAGATAGCCCGGGTAGGCGGCTGCCGGGTCGGCGGCCAGGGTCCTCGCGGTCACGCGCGGGCTCCTCTCGTCTCCTGGGCGCCGGCCGGGCCGGGCACCGCGTGCAGATGTCGGGCCGGCCTGGTCGCCGAGCCGGTCGCCCGCAGGGCGAGCACTGCGATGTCGTCGTGGTCGCCGTGGGCCAGCCAGTCACAGGTCACCTGCTCGACCCGCTCGGCCAGCGCCGGGGCCGGCATCCGGTGACAGCCGGTGATCGCGTTCAGCAGCCGGTCGGCGCCGAACTGCTCGTCGCCGCGCCGCCCGCCCCGCGCCTCGGTCACCCCGTCGCTGTAGAGCAGGCACGTCTCGCCGGGCGCCAGCCGCACGGTGACCTCGCCGATGCGGGGATCCGGCACCACGCCGATCAGCATGCCGCTCAGCGGCACCGCCTCGACCTCACCGGACTCGCGCAGCACCAGCGGCGGAAGGTGCCCGCCGCCGGCCATGGTCAGGGCGAGGCTGCCGTCCCGGTGCGGGCGCACCACACCGAGCACCATGGTGGCGAAGCGCCCCTGCCCGTGCGCCTGGGTGGTCTCCAGCAGCGCGTCGTTGAGCAGCTTCAACAGCCGCGCCGGTTGGGACTCGACCCGGTGCAGCGCCTGCAGGCACTGGCGGAGCTGGCCGGTGAAGACGGCCGCTTCGACGCCCTTGCCGGACACGTCACCGAGGAAGAAGACCGAGCCGCCGTCGCCCAGCCGGTGCGACCCGTAGAAGTCGCCGCCGATCCGCAGCCCCGCCTGCGCCGGCCGGTACGCCGTGCCCCACTGCACGCCGGCCGCCGCCGCCGGTTCGACGGGCAGGAGGCTGGCCTGGAGAGTGTCGGCGACCTCCGCCTGGTCGCGGTAGAGGACCGCGGTGGTCAGCGCGGCGCCGGCCCGGGCCGCGAAGGCGCGGAGCAGGTCGACGTCGGCCTCGTCGTACCAGCGGGAGGAGCGGCGGGCGACCAGCAGCACGCCCGCCGGATCGTCCCGGCCCGGCAGCGGCACCACCCGGGCGGTCGTCTCGGCCGCCGCCAGCCCGGGCAGCCAGCCCGCCTCGATGGCCTGCTCGACCAGCCAGTCCACCGCGTGCGGCTCGGCGCCGGCGAGCCCTTCCTGGATCGCGGCGGGCAGGGCCGTGGCGGCGAGCACCCCACCGTCCACGGCCGACGCGCCGTCGTCCGCGCGGGCGGCCCGCCACCAGCGGGCCCGTCCCGAGCGGGGGGCCAGCACCAGCACGGCGACGTCCGCCGTGGTCGGCACCGCGAGGCGGACCACCGCGGCGGCGGCCCGGTCGGGGTGCAGCGGGTTGCCCAGCTTCTCGCCGACCACGGCGAGGAACGCCGAGCGGGCCCGCTCGGCGAGCAGCGCGTCGGCCCGGGTCACGCTCTCCGTGACGTCCTCGACGTACCAGCACCGGCGCCCCTTGGACAGCGGCACCTGACGCACCCGGAGCCGGCGGTCGTGGTGGGTGAACTCGGCCGGCTCGTCCCCGGTCAGCGCGTCCACGCCGGCGGCGGCGAGCACCTCGCCGGGCACCACCTCGGGGATCAGCCGCTCCGCGACGGGGCTCAGGTGACGGACCACCCCGTCGACGTCGTGGACGATCAGGCCCTCGCGGAAGTGCTCCACCACCTCAGACCAGTCGGGGCTGGCGAGACCGCGGTCCGGGGCGAGCGGCGGCAGGGCGGCTGCCGACGGAACGCCGGCGGACCACGCTGGAGCCCGTGCGGTACTCGGCGTGGCGATCCGTCCGTCGCCCGGGTCAGAATCCCTGACGTCGGCAGCAGTCACCAGCTAAGCCCCACTCCTTCTCGATACCCTCGGTCCACCGGAAACGGTGCGTGTGGTCAGATCTCTTCGCCCCACCCTACGCCGGTATGCAGGCACCGCCACCCGCGGCGAGCGGCGGCTCGCCCTGCCCGGCGCCACCGAGCGGGGCGGTTCGGGGGTTGTTACGATCCGGACAACCCTGTCCAACCGGCAGGCTGCGGAAAGGCGTGATGGTGGTATCTCAACGGAGAAGGCCGGACGCGACGCCGTTGAGCATCTTCGTGGACCGGTCCGATCCCGCGGCCCCGGCCATCCGGGTCGGCGGCGACCTCGCGTTCACCACCGCCGCTCCGCTGCGCACCGAGATCGACCTGCTGCTGGCCGACGGCCCGGCCATGCTCGTGCTGAACTTCGCCGACCTGCTGTTCATCGACAGCACCGGCCTGTCGGTGATCGTGCACGCCTGGCGCGAGGCGCAGCACGGCGGCACCGCGATCGAGCTGCGGGAATGCCCGCGCTTCCTGACGAGCATCCTCGACATGACCGGCGTCACCGGTCTGTTGGCCCGCCCGAAACACAACGGCCGCCCGGGGCTGCCCGCCGCCCGACCGTTGGGCGGATCGGCCTCGGCCTGACGACCCCGGGGTCTTCCCCATGGCGCAAGACTGGGAACATGGAGCCATGCCCTCCGAGCTGTTGACCATCCAGGTGGACCGGCTCGACGCCGGGCGGGCCCGACTGCGGCTGACGGGGGAGCTGGACTTCGACACCGCGCCGGACCTCATCGCCGCCGCCGCCGAGCTGCGCCGGGACGGCTACCAGGAGCTGCTGCTCGACTTCGACGGCGTGGCCCTGTGCGACTCCTCCGGGCTGAGCGCGCTGGTGGTGATCCACCGCGCGGGCACCCGCCCGATCCAGCTCACCGCCATGAACCCGCAGGTCCAGCAGTTGCTCGCCCGCACCGGGCTGGCTGAGCTGCTGGCGGCGCCGCCCCGCGCAGCGACCGACGGCACCCGCGAGGTCGGCTGACCCGCCTTCGGCGGGCAAGGGGTGGCCCCCGACCCTGGGACCAGGGGCCGGGGGCCGGGGAGGGTGGCTCAGGCGGCGGGCACGGGCTGCAGGCGCGGGCCGAAGTCCCGCAGCTGCCCCACCGTCGGCGGCTCGGCGTCCGCCGGCCTGCCGGAATCGGGCATCTGGAAGAGATAGCGGACGAACTCCCCACCCGCCTCGTTGTCGTCCGCTCCGGGCCACTGCCCCACGCAGTCGACACCGACGACCTCACGGCCGGTGCCGTCGGACTCCTCCACCAGGGCCCACAGCGTCACCTGGTAGGAGCGGGTGGTCTCGGGGTCGACCTGCCACCGCGCGTACCAGCCGGGTCGGGCGGGGACGATCTCGACGATCTTCTTCATGGCGACCTTCCCTTCCGCGTGCGCCGGAAGTCTCCGGGTCCACTCCGATGGTGGAGGGCCGCCGGGTGAGCGCCCCTCACCCGCAGCGAATGAAGCTCGCCCGCCGCCGACGGCACCGTTTCCTTCCCGGTAGCGCCGGGAAGGCCAGCCGCGGAAGGCGCAACCGACGAGGAACGAGGTGCGACGATGCGCAAGCAGATGGAGGGCGACAACCAACGCCGCCGGACCCTGGCCCGGGAGGCCCGGGAACGCGGTCGACGCCCGAGCCAGACCGGCGCCAGCCTGAGCGCGTCCAAGCAGGTCACCTCGCTGGACCAGCGCGAACGGTCCGGCCCGCCGCCGGCCGGGCGGCACAAGCCGGACACCACGCGCGGCGGTCCCGCACCACCGCCGGCCGGCGTGCCGGAACGCCCGCGGCCGCTGCCCGACCAAGGCCGCGGACGGGTGACCACCCTGGGCTACCGGGATCTCGTCGACGACGTCAGCCGGCGGGCCGGGGTCGACTTCTCCACCGCCAAGGTGGCGGCGGAGGCGACCGTCCTCGCGCTGGCCTGGGCGCTCGACGAGGCCGAGCGCGAACGGCTGCTCGAGGCGATGCCGATGAAGCTGCACGACGTGGTGCCGGTGGACGGCATCGAGCGCCGCCGCGACCTGCCCGGCTTCCTGGCCGAGGTGGGCCGACGCAGCCGGCTCACCCCGGAACAGGCGCGGTACCAGGCCGAGGCGACGCTCGCCGCGTTGGCCGACGCCGACGGCGAGCTGGTCGAGTCGCTGCGCGTACCGGACGGCCTGCGGGACCTGCTCGCACCGCCGGAGCCCGGCGGTGGCCTGGTGGGCCCGACGTCCGCCACCGCGCCGCTGAACGACGCGGAGCTGCGCGACGCGCTCGCCCGGCTGGTGTACTGGTCCAGCGACCGGCAGTCGCTGGTGCGCACCATCGAGCTGCCGGCCGGGAACCTGGACCGGGTGCTCGACCGCCTCGACCTGCTCAAGCTCGAGGTCGGGCGAGGCCCGCTGATCGGCCGGCCGGAACCGGACAGCGCGGTGATCACCGTACGCACCCAGCAGGTCGACGGGGTGACCGCGCTGGACGTGGATCTCGCCGGGCGGGTCGACGACGCGATCGACGAGGTGGGCGCCGGCATGAACTTCGGCTGAGCCGCCCCGGGGCCGGCGGGCGCCCCGCCCGCCGGCCCGCCGCGGTACGGGTAGCGTTGGCGGCCGTGAGCGGCACGGACCTGGAGATCGTCGTGGACCGGGCCCGGCCGACCGGGCGCACCCTGCTCGCCGCCGGGGTCGAACAGTCCTACGTCGACGTCGCCGACCCCCGATACCTGCACTTCGAGTACGTCCGACGGATGGCCGCGGTGATCGACCTGGCCGCCCCGCGCCGCCGGCCGCTCACCGCCCTGCACCTGGGCGGCGGGGCGCTCACCCTGCCCCGCTGGCTGGCCACCACCCGTCCCGGCTCCCCCCAGCGGGTCGTGGAGCGGGACCCTGCCGTGGTCGAGCTGGTCGCCCGCCAACTGGCCCCGGTGCCGCCCGAGGTCGTCGTGACGGTCGGCGACGCCCGGGACGCGGTAACCACCGCGGCAGCCGACGCGTACGACCTGGTGCTCGCCGACGTCTACCGGGCGGCCCGGATGCCCCGGCACGTGGCCAGCGTCGAGTTCGTCGCCGCGGTGGCCCGGGTGCTCCGCCCGGACGGCATCTACCTGGTCAACGTCACCGACCTACCGCCGCTGGTCTTCTCCCGTACCCAGGTGGCGGCGCTGCGCGCCGTCTTCGCCGACGTCTGCCTGATCGCCGACCGGCGGATGCTGCGCGGCCGGCGGTACGGCAACCTGGTGCTCGCCGCCGCCCACCGCCCCGACCGGCTGCCGGTACGCCGGCTGGTCGCCCGCGCGGCGGGCGACCCGGTGCCCGGCGGTGTGCTGCACGGATCGACCCTGGACGCGTTCGTCGGCGGCACCCGCCCGGCCACCGACGCCGACCTCGCCGACGGCTGACCGGACGCCCAGCGTTTCCGCCCCGCCGCGACGGGTAGCCGCGCCGGATGAGCCACGCCGACGACCGGGCGACCGCCCGGCGGGCGCTGATCGTCATCGGTCTGGTGCTGGCCACCGCGGTGGCGCTGGGGCTGGTTTGGGCGACCCGGCGGGTGCTGGTCCTGGTGATCGTGGCGGCGTTCTTCGCGGTCGCCCTGAAACCCCTGGTGGACCAGGTGGAGCGTCGGTTCGTCCGGCGCCGGGCGCTGGCCACCCTGCTGGTCTTCGCGGTGGCCTTCGTGCTGGTCTCCGCGCTGGCCGCGATGATCCTGCTGCCGCTGGTGGACGAGATCACCCGGTTCGCCGACCGGGCGCCGGAACTGCTGCGCGAGGCCCGCGCCGGCCGGGGATCGGTCGGGAAGCTGCTGCACCGGTTCCACCTCGAGCGGTACGCCAACGTCGCGGAGCTCCCGCGCTACGGCGCCCGGCTCAGCCAGCCGGCCCTCGGGGTGCTCCGCGGCCTGCTGGAGACCGTCGTCGCGCTGGTCACCGTGGTGGTTCTGGCGTACCTGATGGTGTTGGAGGCGCCCAGGATCATCGCCGGCACGCTGGCCCTGGCCGGCGACGGCACGGCGGAGCGGCTCCGCCGCATCGGTCGCGGCTCCTCCCGCGCGATCACCGGCTACCTCACCGGCAACCTCCTGATCAGCCTGATCCTGGGCGGGCTGACCTTCCTGCTGCTCTTCCTCCTCGGCGTGCCCTTCGCGGCGGTGATCGCCCTGCTGGTCGCCATCGCGGACCTGATTCCGCTGGTCGGAGCGACCCTGGGGGCGATCATCGCGGCCGGGGCGGGCTTCCTGCACTCCCCCACCACCGGCGGCGTCGTGCTGGTGTCCTTCGTGATCTACCAGCAGATCGAGAACCACCTGCTGGCCCCGGTCATCATGTCCCGCGCCGTCCGGCTGAACCCGCTGACCGTGCTGGTCAGCGCGCTGCTCGCCGCCGAGCTGGCCGGCCTGCTGGGCGCCCTGCTGGCCATCCCGGCGGCCGGCATCGCGCAGATCCTGCTGCGGGAGTTCCTTCCTCGCGGCCGGCGGGCCGTGCCGGCCCCCGAGCCGGCCCGGTCGCCCCGCGACGCGGCCGGCGGCGAGAGCCCCGGGATCGGGGATCCACCGCCGGCCAACGGCTGAACGGGGTCAGCCGCGGCGGACCACCTCGGGTGACTCGCTCTCCAGCGGCACGGCGTTCGCCGGCACCAGCCCGAGCTGCACCGCCGGCCGGGGCGTGCTGGCGTCCAGCAGCCAGTCCGCGCCGACCCGCGCCCGGTTTCCGGGCATGGCCAGCAGGTGGTATCCGCGGGTGACGGTCTTCGCCGGCAGGCCGGACAGCGGCACGTTCAGCGGGTTCGCCGCCGCGTCCTTGCCGCCCAGGTCCACCACCCAGCCCAGCTCGTGGTGCTTGTACGGCTTCCGGACGCCCTGCCCGTACGAGGCGGCGATGTTGCGGGCCGCCAGCTTGCCCTGTCGCTGCGCGTGCTGCGCGGTCATCGCGCAGACCTGGCCGGGCCGGGTGGGGTCGGGCACCGCCGCCGCGTCGCCGCAGGCGAACACCTCGGGATGGCCGGGGACGTTGAGGTACTCGTCGACCACCAGCCGGCCCCGCTCCGTCCGCAGCCCCAGCTCCGCGACGAACGGGTCGGGGCGTACCCCGACGCACCAGACCAGGCTGCAGGTCGGCACGTACTCGCCGTCGGTGAGCATTACCCCGTCCGGCGTGGCCTCGGAGACCGAGGTGCCCATCCGTACGTCTACCCCGCGCCGGCGGAGCACCCGGTCGGCCGTCGTCGACATCCGCTGGCCCAGCTCGGGCAGCACGCGCGGGGCCACGTCCAGCAGCATCCAGCGGGGGCGGACCTTCAGGTGCGGCCGCTGGGCCAGCAGCCGGTCCGTGAAGAGCTGGCCGTGCGCGGCGACCTCGGTGCCGGTGTAGCCGGCGCCCACCACCACGAAGGTGGTGCGCGCGCGCTGCTCGGCCGGATCGTCGGTGAGCTCGGCCAGCTCGATCTGACGCACCACGTGGTCGTGCAGGAAGAGCGCCTCGGGCAGACCGCGGAAGCCGTGCGCGTACTCGGTCACCCCGGGAATGGGCAGCAGCTTGTTGACGCTGCCGACGGAGAGCACCAGCCGGTCGTACGCGAGCTGGCCCTGGTCGCCCTCCTGGGAGCGGTAGCCGACCCACCGGTTCTGCAGGTCCACCCGGTCCGCCTCGCCGATCACCACCCGCACGCCGTTGAGGGTGCCGGCCAGCGGCACGGAGATCCGGGTCGGCTCGACCACCCCGGCGGCGACCTCGGGCAGCAGCGGCAGGTAGAGAAAGTAGTCGGTCGTGTTCAGCAGCACGATCTCCGCACGCTTGCCGGCCAGCCGGTTCAACGTCTTCGCCGCGTGGTATCCGGCGAACCCGGCCCCCACGATCACCACACGAGGTTTCGTCATTGCGGCCCCGTTCCCATCGCCGCCGCGGACAAACGTGGCCGACCAGTCAGTCCGCGGAAAGCCGGACGTACCCCCGCCGGCCCACCGCCTCAAGGTCCCAGCACTGCCCGAAGGCCCGGATCCGGCCGGCGGCGATCCGGCCGACCTACGGCGGGATGTCCGGGTCGAGGACCAGCCGGCCGTCGACCGGGTTGAGGTGTGGGGTCGGCCGGAGTCGGACGGGGTCCCATTCCGTCACCGTAGGAAGCACGCCCACCCGCCGTCATCACCCGCTCCGGGTGAAACCTTCCATCCACCCTCCACGATATAGACATTCACCGTGGTCCCGGCGAGGATGCCCAGATGGGAACCCACGAGACCGCCGAGGGCCGACCCACGAGGCCGACCCGGCGCACCTTCCTGACCGCTTCCGCCGCCGCCACCGCCGCCACCATCGCCGCGCCCCTCGCCGCCAGGCCGGCCGCCGCCGAGGAGACCGTCGCCCCGCCGGGCCCCGGCCACCCGATCACCCCGCAGCCGCCGGACCCCGAACTGTCCGCGCTGCTGCGCGAGGTCGACCGCGACCGGATCGAGGCCACCGTGCGCCGGTTGGCCGCGTTCGGCACCCGGCACACCCTGTCCAGCCAGGACGACCCGGTCCGGGGCATCGGTGCCGCGCGGGACTGGATCTTCGCGCAGCTCTCCGCGTACGCCGCCGCCTCCGGCGGCCGGATGACGGTCGAACTCCAGTCGTACGTCCAGCAGCCCGCCTCCCGGATCCCCACCGCCACCCGGATCACCAACGTGGTGGCCACCCTGCACGGCGATTCGACACCGAACCGGGTCTACGTGATCACCGGCCACTACGACTCCCGCTGCACCGACGTGATGGACGCGGTCAGCGACGCCCCCGGGGCCGACGACGACGCCTCCGGCGTGGCGGTGGTCATGGAACTGGCCCGGGTGATGGCCACCCGGCGCACCGAGGCGACCATCGTCTTCGCCGCCGTCGCCGGCGAGGAGCAGAACCTGTACGGCTCGACGTACCTGGCGGGCCAGCTCAAGGCGGCCGGTGTGGACGTGCAGGGCATGTTCAGCAACGACATCGTCGGCAGTTGCACCGCCGACGACGGCACCCGGGACCCGCGCAGCGTCCGGCTTTTCGCCGAGGGCGTGCCGACGGCGGAGACCCCCGCCGAGGCGAGCACCCGGCAGTCGGTCGGCGGCGAGAACGACTCCCCGTCCCGGCAGCTCGCCCGTTTCGTCAGCGACGTGGCCGAGAACGGGGCGACCCAGATGCGGGTGCGGGTGATCTACCGCCGGGACCGCTACCTGCGCGGCAGCGACCACATCTCGTTCCTGCGGCAGGGCTGGCCGGCCGGGCGGTTCACCGAGCCGAACGAGGACTTCGCCCACCAGCACCAGGACGTCCGGGCGGTCGACGGGGTGCAGTACGGCGACCTGCCGGAGTTCTGCGACTTCGACTACATCACCCGGGTGGCCCGGGTGAACGGGGCGACGCTCTGGTCCCTGGCCCAGGCGCCCGGCACCCCCAAGGGCGTCATCGTCGTCACCACCAACCTGACCAACGACACCGCCCTGCGCTGGCAGCGCGGGACCGAGCCGGACCTCGCCGGCTACGAGGTGGTGTGGCGGGAGACCACCGCGCCCGAGTGGCAGAAGGTGCTCCCGGTCGGGGACGTCACGGAGGTGACGATCGACCTGTCCAAGGACAACGTCTTCTTCGGCGTACGCGCGGTGGACCGGCAGGGGCACCGCAGCCCGGTGGCCTTCCCGAAACCCGGCAGCTGACCCGGCCGGCTCACCCCGACCGGGTGGGGTCGCCTCACCCGGTCGGGACGGAGGGTGGTGGGACCGCGAGAGTCGAAGGAGGAAACGACATGGCGGTCCGCACCACCGTACGTCCCGCGCCCGAGGACGTGATCCCGATCCACCCCGCGTACGGCTACCGGATGCGGCGACAACGGCACCCGGTGGGCGTACGCGGCGGACCCCGGCCCGCCCCCGGCGGACCCTGGTTGGACGACAGCGCACGGCACCAGGTGCGCGCCCGCTACGAGTTGCGGGACCGGCAGCTGGCCCGGGCGCTGGTGGCGGCCGTCAGCCAACCCGGTGACTCGGCGGAGAACCTGGCCGGCCAGTTGGAGCAGCGGATGGACGCGCTGGTGCACCGCGCCGGCTTCGCCCGCTCCATCGACCAGGCCCGGGATTTGATCGCCCACAACACGTACACGGTCGACGGTGGCAAGGTCAACCGGTCCTCTTACCTGGTTCGTCCCGGGCAGACCATCCAGGTTCGCCCGGAGCGGCAGTGCCGCGCCCCGGTCGCGGTCGCCATGGCCGGTCACGTCGAGGGCGACGTCCCGCCGTACCTGGACGTGCGGCCGGACCGTGGCACCGCGACGCTGACCCGGGAGCCGCAGCGCCAGGAGGTGCCGGCGCTGCGGGACGTCGCGCTCGCCGTCCAGTCAATCGGAGGGAGCCCGCTATGAGCATCCTGCCGCCCGACCAGCGCATCTCCAACTACCACCAGCAGCGGGGCAGCCCGCGGCTCACACCCAGGCAGCGCCGGCGCGTCGAGCACAAGCAGGCGAAGCTGCAGCGGCTGACCGGGCAGCGCCCGCAGGCCCGGGGGCCTGGACGCTGAGTCGACGACAACGGTGGCGGTCGCCGCGAGGGCGGCCGCCACCGCGCGCTCAGCCCTGCCCGGGCGCCGGGGCGGTGATCGCCCACCGTTCGTGGTCCCGCCACGCGCCGTCGATGAACAGGTAGTCCGGGGAGAAGCCCTCCAGCCGGAAACCGAGCCGCTCGGCCAGCCGCTTGGACGGCTCGTTGCCGGGCTGGATGTTCGCCTCCAGCCGGTGCAGCCCGAGCGCGGTGAAGGCGTGCGCGATGACCAGGCGGACGCCGGCCGAGGCGTGTCCGGTGCCGGCGTACGGCAGGAAGGCGGCGTAGCCGAGGTAGCCGCCGCGCAGGGCGCCCATGACGATGCCGCTGATGTTCGCGTAGCCGGCGATCTCCCCGGTGGCCCGGTCGCAGAACAGGTACCCCGGGCTGGCCCGTCCCCGGATCTTGCGCAGGTACGCGGCGTACTTCTCCGGGTCGTCCGGGGCGGCGAGCCACGGGTGGTGCAGTT
This sequence is a window from Micromonospora sp. NBRC 110009. Protein-coding genes within it:
- a CDS encoding NAD(P)/FAD-dependent oxidoreductase, giving the protein MTKPRVVIVGAGFAGYHAAKTLNRLAGKRAEIVLLNTTDYFLYLPLLPEVAAGVVEPTRISVPLAGTLNGVRVVIGEADRVDLQNRWVGYRSQEGDQGQLAYDRLVLSVGSVNKLLPIPGVTEYAHGFRGLPEALFLHDHVVRQIELAELTDDPAEQRARTTFVVVGAGYTGTEVAAHGQLFTDRLLAQRPHLKVRPRWMLLDVAPRVLPELGQRMSTTADRVLRRRGVDVRMGTSVSEATPDGVMLTDGEYVPTCSLVWCVGVRPDPFVAELGLRTERGRLVVDEYLNVPGHPEVFACGDAAAVPDPTRPGQVCAMTAQHAQRQGKLAARNIAASYGQGVRKPYKHHELGWVVDLGGKDAAANPLNVPLSGLPAKTVTRGYHLLAMPGNRARVGADWLLDASTPRPAVQLGLVPANAVPLESESPEVVRRG
- the rpsD gene encoding 30S ribosomal protein S4, translated to MAVRTTVRPAPEDVIPIHPAYGYRMRRQRHPVGVRGGPRPAPGGPWLDDSARHQVRARYELRDRQLARALVAAVSQPGDSAENLAGQLEQRMDALVHRAGFARSIDQARDLIAHNTYTVDGGKVNRSSYLVRPGQTIQVRPERQCRAPVAVAMAGHVEGDVPPYLDVRPDRGTATLTREPQRQEVPALRDVALAVQSIGGSPL
- a CDS encoding GNAT family N-acetyltransferase, yielding MRYLRTDGRVGIRRPRPADEAEFIAAARRSRELHHPWLAAPDDPEKYAAYLRKIRGRASPGYLFCDRATGEIAGYANISGIVMGALRGGYLGYAAFLPYAGTGHASAGVRLVIAHAFTALGLHRLEANIQPGNEPSKRLAERLGFRLEGFSPDYLFIDGAWRDHERWAITAPAPGQG
- a CDS encoding M20/M25/M40 family metallo-hydrolase; the protein is MGTHETAEGRPTRPTRRTFLTASAAATAATIAAPLAARPAAAEETVAPPGPGHPITPQPPDPELSALLREVDRDRIEATVRRLAAFGTRHTLSSQDDPVRGIGAARDWIFAQLSAYAAASGGRMTVELQSYVQQPASRIPTATRITNVVATLHGDSTPNRVYVITGHYDSRCTDVMDAVSDAPGADDDASGVAVVMELARVMATRRTEATIVFAAVAGEEQNLYGSTYLAGQLKAAGVDVQGMFSNDIVGSCTADDGTRDPRSVRLFAEGVPTAETPAEASTRQSVGGENDSPSRQLARFVSDVAENGATQMRVRVIYRRDRYLRGSDHISFLRQGWPAGRFTEPNEDFAHQHQDVRAVDGVQYGDLPEFCDFDYITRVARVNGATLWSLAQAPGTPKGVIVVTTNLTNDTALRWQRGTEPDLAGYEVVWRETTAPEWQKVLPVGDVTEVTIDLSKDNVFFGVRAVDRQGHRSPVAFPKPGS